A single genomic interval of Hemiscyllium ocellatum isolate sHemOce1 chromosome 44, sHemOce1.pat.X.cur, whole genome shotgun sequence harbors:
- the znhit1 gene encoding zinc finger HIT domain-containing protein 1, which translates to MVEKKRESVGRFAEGGQRRVLDQATRQRRLNRQLDALEKDNFQDDPHANLPQLKRLPQFDDHTESAKKKKKTRGDHFKQRFRKNFQSLLEEQNLSTSEGPNYLTTCAGPSKLPQRHFCAVCGFPSNYTCVSCGARYCCVKCLGTHQETRCLKWTV; encoded by the exons ATGGTGGAGAAGAAgcgggagagtgtgg GCCGGTTTGCGGAGGGCGGGCAGCGGCGGGTCCTGGACCAGGCCACCCGCCAGCGGCGCCTCAACCGGCAGCTGGACGCCCTGGAGAAGGACAACTTCCAGGATGACCCTCACGCCAACCTGCCGCAGCTCAAACGGCTCCCGCAGTTCGATGACCACACGGAGTCCG caaagaagaagaaaaagacaCGGGGTGATCACTTCAAACAGCGCTTCAGGAAGAATTTCCAATCCCTCTTGGAAGAGCAG AACTTGAGTACAAGTGAGGGGCCGAACTATTTGACAACGTGTGCTGGTCCTTCCAAGCTGCCGCAGCGCCATTTCTGTGCAGTTTGTGGTTTTCCATCCAACTACACCTGTGTGTCGTGTGGAGCCCGATATTGTTGTGTCAAGTGCCTGGGCACACATCAGGAAACCAG GTGTCTGAAGTGGACAGTATAA